A window of the Canis lupus baileyi chromosome 8, mCanLup2.hap1, whole genome shotgun sequence genome harbors these coding sequences:
- the LOC140638154 gene encoding olfactory receptor 11A1-like, with the protein MVILPWENQTTIVEFMLQGFSSIRQLNIFLFIMFLVFYVLVISGNILIVLLVLFIHHLHTPMYFFLVNLSFLEICYTSNIVPKMLLITIAEQRTISVAGCMAQFYFFGSLAATECLLLAVMSYDRYLAICQPLHYPILMTGPLCIRLAASSWLCCFLLTAITMVLLSRLTFCGPNEIDHFFCDFTPLVHLSCTDTSLTETIAFATSSAVTLVPFLLIAASYSCILIAILRIPPGTGRRKAFSTCSSHLTVVTVFYGTLIATYLVPSANSSQLLRKGFSLLYTILTPMFNPIIYSLRNRDIHEALKMCLSKKPGFLLR; encoded by the coding sequence ATGGTGATCCTGCCCTGGGAAAACCAAACAACCATAGTGGAATTTATGCTTCAAGGATTCTCCTCTATCCGACAGCTAAATATCTTTCTCTTTAtaatgtttttagttttctatgtCTTAGTCATTTCTGGCAACATCCTCATTGTTCTGCTAGTTTTGTTCATCCAtcacctccacacccccatgtacttcttcctggtGAACTTGTCCTttctagagatctgctatacCTCCAATATTGTCCCCAAGATGTTACTGATCACCATAGCTGAACAGAGGACTATCTCTGTTGCTGGGTGCATGGCACAGTTCTACTTCTTTGGATCTCTGGCTGCAACAGAGTGTCTTCTGCTGGCTGTGATGTCCTATGACCGATACCTGGCCATCTGCCAACCTCTCCACTATCCCATCCTCATGACTGGCCCCCTTTGCATTAGGCTAGCTGCCAGCTCTTGGCTCTGCTGCTTCCTTCTTACAGCAATCACTATGGTCTTACTATCTAGATTGACCTTCTGTGGACCTAATGAAATTGATCACTTCTTCTGTGACTTCACCCCTCTCGTCCACCTCTCCTGCACAGACACCTCACTGACGGAGACCATCGCCTTTGCCACCTCTTCGGCAGTAACTCTGGTTCCGTTTCTCCTCATCGCAGCCTCCTACTCCTGCATTCTTATTGCTATCCTAAGAATTCCACCTGGCACAGGTCGGAGAAAggccttctccacctgctcctcccacctcacCGTGGTCACAGTGTTTTATGGGACACTGATTGCCACGTATCTTGTGCCTTCAGCCAATTCTTCACAACTCTTGCGCAAAGGATTCTCTCTTCTCTATACCATCCTGACACCCATGTTCAACCCCATCATCTACAGCCTAAGAAACAGAGACATCCATGAAGCCCTGAAGATGTGCTTGAGTAAGAAGCCAGGATTCCTCCTTAGATGa